In the genome of Cryptomeria japonica chromosome 8, Sugi_1.0, whole genome shotgun sequence, one region contains:
- the LOC131029943 gene encoding uncharacterized protein LOC131029943 yields the protein MEKIQHKNVDVGELKLHVAEIGSGPDVLLLHGFLEIWYSWRHQMIALANAGFHAIAPDLRGYGLSDQPSEIDKGKVVDLVEDMAGLLDALVIEKAFVVGKDLGATVAYSLDLLYPDRVRGIITLGIPYLRPGPQIVAFDLLPKDLYVIHWQMPGRGLADFKRFDVETVIKNIYTLFSGSELPVAEEGKEIMDLYDPATPLPPWFTENDLKMYTSLYEKSGFAFPLQVPYICATRSWGKLESIANYKIEAPTLLVMGRKDFFIKFPGIEYYIESDMLKADVPNLEIKFLSEGSHFVQEQFPQEVNKLVLDFLKQQLQC from the exons ATGGAGAAAATACAGCACAAGAATGTTGATGTTGGGGAACTGAAATTACATGTTGCAGAGATTGGATCAG GTCCAGATGTGTTGCTACTTCATGGTTTTCTTGAAATATGGTATTCATGGCGCCATCAGATGATTGCCTTAGCAAATGCAGGATTTCATGCAATTGCTCCAGACTTGAGAGGCTATGGGCTCTCTGACCAGCCTTCTGAAATAGATAAAGGCAAGGTTGTGGACCTTGTGGAAGACATGGCCGGCCTTCTTGATGCCCTTGTCATTGAAAAA GCATTTGTTGTGGGCAAGGATCTTGGGGCAACTGTAGCATATAGTCTGGACCTCCTGTATCCTGATAGAGTGAGAGGCATTATAACGTTGGGTATACCTTATTTGAGACCTGGTCCACAAATCGTTGCATTTGACCTTCTTCCTAAGGATTTATATGTCATTCATTGGCAG ATGCCAGGAAGAGGTTTGGCAGATTTCAAGCGTTTTGATGTAGAGACTGTGATAAAGAATATCTACACACTTTTCTCAGGAAGTGAATTGCCAGTAGCAGAAGAGGGTAAAGAGATTATGGATCTCTATGACCCTGCAACTCCATTGCCACCTTGGTTCACTGAGAATGACCTTAAAATGTACACAAGCCTGTACGAGAAATCAGGATTTGCTTTTCCTCTGCAAGTTCCCTACATTTGTGCCACAAG AAGCTGGGGCAAATTGGAGTCCATCGCAAATTATAAGATTGAAGCCCCTACCCTTCTAGTGATGGGAAGAAAGGATTTTTTCATAAAATTTCCAGGGATAGAGTATTATATAGAAAGTGATATGCTAAAGGCTGACGTGCCCAATCTGGAGATCAAATTCTTATCAGAAGGAAGCCATTTTGTTCAAGAGCAGTTTCCCCAAGAGGTGAATAAGCttgttcttgatttcctcaaacAACAGCTCCAATGCTAA
- the LOC131029938 gene encoding uncharacterized protein LOC131029938 — MEDIKHTNLFVRGLNLHVAEIGSGPAVLLLHGFPEIWYSWRFQMIALAKAGFHAIAPDYRGYGLSDHPSEIEKSTYVDLVEDMASLLDALGIKLVFVVAKDFGAAVGYYLDLLYPELVKGIVALGVPYRRVSSSITQRNISPEGFYTRHWQVPGRAEADFGRFDVKTVVKNIYTLFSGSEVPTAEEGKEIMDLYDPATPLPRWFTEDDLNVYATLYEKSGFRFALQVPYRCLPRTWEVLSDLTDFVIKAPTLLIMGTKDYILKFPGMEEHISSEQYKADVPSLEIMFFPDGSHFVQEQFPEDINKLILAFLNKHI, encoded by the exons ATGGAGGACATAAAGCACACTAACCTGTTTGTCAGAGGACTTAACTTGCATGTTGCTGAAATTGGATCAG GCCCAGCAGTGCTGCTATTGCATGGGTTTCCTGAGATCTGGTATTCATGGCGCTTTCAGATGATAGCATTAGCAAAAGCAGGGTTTCATGCAATTGCTCCTGACTACAGAGGCTATGGGCTCTCAGACCACCCTTCTGAAATCGAGAAAAGCACCTATGTGGACCTTGTGGAAGACATGGCTAGCCTTCTTGATGCTCTGGGAATTAAACTG gtttttgttgtggCCAAGGATTTTGGAGCAGCTGTTGGATACTATCTGGACCTTCTCTACCCAGAGTTAGTAAAGGGTATTGTGGCATTGGGCGTACCCTACAGGAGGGTCAGTTCCTCAATCACCCAGAGAAACATTTCTCCAGAGGGTTTTTATACCAGACACTGGCAG GTGCCCGGAAGAGCAGAGGCGGATTTTGGGCGTTTTGATGTAAAAACAGTAGTGAAGAATATCTATACACTTTTCTCTGGAAGTGAGGTACCCACTGCAGAAGAGGGTAAGGAGATTATGGATCTGTATGACCCTGCCACTCCTCTGCCACGATGGTTCACTGAAGATGACCTCAATGTTTATGCAACTCTGTATGAGAAGTCTGGATTTCGCTTTGCTCTGCAAGTTCCATACCGTTGTTTGCCCAG AACTTGGGAGGTTTTGTCTGATCTGACCGACTTTGTTATAAAAGCTCCCACCCTCCTTATCATGGGAACCAAAGATTATATTCTCAAGTTTCCGGGAATGGAAGAGCATATCAGCAGCGAGCAGTACAAGGCTGATGTGCCCAGTCTTGAGATCATGTTTTTTCCAGATGGAAGCCATTTTGTTCAGGAGCAATTTCCTGAGGACATTAATAAGCTCATCCTTGCCTTCCTCAATAAGCACATCTAG